One part of the Excalfactoria chinensis isolate bCotChi1 chromosome 8, bCotChi1.hap2, whole genome shotgun sequence genome encodes these proteins:
- the CENPL gene encoding centromere protein L — translation MAGGRPMGSVIEMEGAMRTLPSSGRPSGTGRLSRGPLSGRNYGLSPGSRLLPPRFQENADPQKMAFLLRKQWALYSVSPLYKFSNAQLKDYARMLSVFVAAEKQKGLAVDVDGELGVRVAISSLPELRGSEQDPAAVLVQLSLRSSGSPKNSEEKLIWSGWFCCVAGDDLLENLPPSFTCLPLFLVNGAESYTAIVGSWFQKTFDCCFRRLAISPLNLTWMAAMWTGCKVDKNAAAIELLFSVPHLPQPLDISYAIHPEDAKALWDTIQKTPGEITQEEVDVFMECLYSHFHRHFKIHLSATKLVKVSTGIASAHCDGIIKFLQSQYLIGVLMLLTELAISQIQ, via the exons ATGGCGGGCGGGCGGCCGATGGGCTCCGTTATAGAGATGGAGGGCGCGATGCGGACGCTGCCCAGCAGCGGGAGACCATCCGGCACCGGGCGGCTGTCCCGGGGGCCGCTGTCAGGGCGGAACTACGGGCTGAGTCCCGGCAGCCGCCTGCTGCCGCCGCGCTTCCAG GAGAACGCGGATCCGCAGAAGATGGCGTTCCTCCTGCGCAAGCAGTGGGCCCTGTACAGCGTGAGCCCTCTGTACAAGTTCTCCAACGCCCAGCTGAAGGACTACGCCCGCATGTTGAGTGTCTTCGTTGCCGCCGAGAAGCAGAAGGGGCTGGCAGTGGATGTGGATGGCGAGCTGGGCGTCAGGGTGGCCATATCCAGCCTGCCCGAGCTGAGGGGCAGCGAGCAGGACCCCGCCGCTGTGCTCGTGCAG cTTTCCTTGAGGTCATCAGGTTCCCCAAAAAACTCCGAAGAGAAGCTGATATGGTCGGGATGGTTCTGCTGTGTGGCTGGAGATGATCTTTTAGAGAATTTGCCGCCCAGCTTCACTTGTTTACCTTTGTTCCTTGTTAACGGGGCGGAGAGTTACACAGCCATCGTTGGAAGTTGGTTCCAGAAGACTTTTGACTGCTGTTTCCGTCGTTTAGCCATCAGCCCTCTCAATCTCACTTGGATGGCAGCGATGTGGACTGGATGCAAAGTGGACAAAAACGCAGCTGCCATCGAACTCCTTTTCTCTGTCCCTCACCTGCCTCAGCCTCTGGATATTTCGTATGCCATTCACCCCGAGGATGCAAAAGCTCTGTGGGACACAATCCAAAAAACTCCAGGAGAGATCACTCAGGAAGAGGTGGATGTCTTTATGGAATGCCTTTATTCCCACTTCCACAGACACTTTAAGATCCACTTGTCggctacaaagctggtgaaagTTTCGACGGGAATTGCCTCAGCACACTGTGATGGGATCATAAAA TTTCTACAAAGCCAATACCTGATCGGAGTGCTGATGCTACTGACAGAACTAGCGATCTCTCAGATACAGTGA